From one Triticum aestivum cultivar Chinese Spring chromosome 4B, IWGSC CS RefSeq v2.1, whole genome shotgun sequence genomic stretch:
- the LOC123093384 gene encoding probable lipoxygenase 6, with amino-acid sequence MAASCRELAGAGLARPATSSSQPGRSRNQLCFAPMRQEERQGRSSRRGVKVVVAAVSEELPRLASAGKGAGAAVRPPQGKVALRAALTVRRKQKEDLKEAVAGHLDALWDMVGRGVVLELVSTKIDPRTRKAARSGGASVKDWCAKRGAKGEHVVYTAEFTVDAGFGEPGAIVVANRHHREFFLESVVVEGSALPCGTVYFDCNSWVQTTGDLPGDGNRVFFSNKPYLPSQTPPGLREIREKVLRDLRGDGTGVRKISDQIYDYAMYNDLGNPDRGKEFIRPILGGDKIPYPRRCRTGRPPTDTNMLSESRVEKPHRIYVPRDETFEELKQGAFISGRLRAVLHTLIPSLIASISADTHNFQGFHHVDNLYKEGLRLKLGLQEHLFQKIPFVQKIQESSEGMLRYDTPSILSKDKFAWLRDDEFARQAIAGINPVSIERLTVFPPVSKLDPAIYGPPESSITEGHIAGQLNGLTVQEAIDKEKLFIVDHHDVYMPFLDRINAIEGRKAYATRAIFFLTQGGTLKPIAIELSLPPAQSGEPQPSRVLTPACDATSNWIWMLGKAHVSSNDAGVHQLVNHWLRTHAIMEPFILAAHRRMSAMHPIFKLLHPHMRYTLEINALARQSLINAEGVIESCFTPGPVSGEISSAYYCNHWRFDLEGLPADLLRRGVAVEDATQPHGIRLLIEDYPYANDGLLLWSAIGNWVESYVQLYYPDAGTVQSDDELQEWYHESIHVGHADLRDAPWWPPLSTPRDLANILTTLVWLASAQHAALNFGQYPLGGYVPNRPPLMRRLLPDPERDAAEYAMFLADPHRLFLNAMPGVLEATKFMAVVDTLSTHSPDEEYLGESLDEGAAPWTGDEEALAAHGMFAADVRRAEETIERRNADHGRRNRCGAGVLPYELLAPSSPPGVTCRGVPNSISI; translated from the exons ATGGCCGCCTCGTGCAGGGAGCTGGCCGGGGCCGGCCTAGCGCGGCCGGCGACCTCGAGTTCGCAGCCCGGCCGGAGCCGGAACCAGCTCTGCTTCGCGCCGATGCGGCAAGAAGAGCGGCAAGGGAGGAGCAGCAGGAGGGGCGTGAAGGTGGTGGTGGCGGCCGTGAGCGAGGAGCTGCCGAGGCTGGCGTCGGCCGGgaagggcgcgggggcggcggtgaGGCCGCCGCAGGGGAAGGTGGCGCTGCGGGCGGCGCTGACGGTGCGGCGGAAGCAGAAGGAGGACCTCAAGGAGGCGGTGGCGGGGCACCTGGACGCGCTCTGGGACATGGTCGGCCGGGGCGTCGTGCTCGAGCTCGTCAGCACCAAGATCGATCCAA GGACGAGGAAGGCGGCGCGGAGCGGCGGGGCGTCGGTCAAGGACTGGTGCGCGAAGCGGGGCGCCAAGGGGGAGCACGTGGTGTACACGGCGGAGTTCACGGTGGACGCCGGCTTCGGCGAGCCGGGCGCCATCGTCGTGGCCAACCGGCACCACCGCGAGTTCTTCCTCGAGAGCGTCGTCGTCGAGGGCAGCGCGCTGCCCTGCGGCACCGTCTACTTCGACTGCAACTCCTGGGTGCAGACCACCGGGGACCTGCCCGGCGACGGCAACAGGGTCTTCTTCAGCAACAAG CCGTATTTACCGTCTCAAACACCTCCCGGGCTTAGAGAAATAAGGGAGAAGGTGCTGAGAGATCTACGAGGAGATGGTACCGGGGTTCGAAAGATATCTGACCAAATATATGATTATGCCATGTACAACGATCTGGGGAATCCAGACCGGGGTAAAGAGTTCATCAGACCCATCCTTGGAGGCGACAAGATCCCTTACCCACGTCGATGTCGGACCGGTCGTCCACCAACTGATACTA ACATGCTATCTGAGAGCAGGGTGGAGAAGCCGCATCGAATATACGTACCTCGAGATGAGACATTTGAGGAGCTGAAACAGGGAGCCTTTATATCAGGGAGGCTCCGAGCAGTACTTCACACCCTAATCCCCTCGCTAATTGCATCAATCTCAGCTGACACCCACAACTTCCAAGGCTTCCACCACGTTGACAACCTGTACAAGGAGGGTCTCAGGCTCAAGCTAGGCCTCCAGGAGCACCTGTTTCAGAAGATACCATTTGTACAAAAGATTCAGGAGTCGAGCGAAGGGATGCTTCGCTATGACACACCTAGCATCCTTTCCA AGGACAAGTTTGCATGGCTCCGCGACGACGAGTTTGCACGGCAGGCTATTGCCGGAATAAACCCAGTTAGCATCGAGAGGCTCACG GTTTTCCCACCAGTGAGCAAGCTGGATCCTGCAATCTATGGTCCACCAGAATCATCAATTACCGAAGGGCACATTGCTGGTCAGCTCAATGGATTGACAGTACAAGAG GCAATAGATAAGGAGAAGCTCTTCATTGTAGACCATCATGATGTGTACATGCCATTCTTGGATCGGATCAATGCGATTGAGGGACGGAAAGCATACGCAACCCGTGCAATCTTCTTCCTGACTCAAGGTGGCACATTGAAACCGATCGCGATTGAGCTTTCTCTTCCACCAGCCCAGTCAGGGGAGCCTCAGCCAAGCAGGGTTCTTACCCCTGCCTGTGACGCTACATCCAACTGGATCTGGATGCTTGGCAAGGCGCATGTCAGCTCCAATGATGCCGGTGTTCATCAGCTTGTTAATCACTG GTTGAGGACGCATGCTATAATGGAGCCATTCATCCTGGCGGCGCACCGGCGTATGAGCGCAATGCACCCGATCTTCAAGCTCCTGCACCCTCACATGAGGTACACGCTGGAGATAAATGCGCTTGCGCGGCAGAGCTTGATCAATGCCGAAGGGGTGATCGAGTCCTGCTTCACCCCTGGCCCTGTCTCTGGCGAGATCAGCTCGGCATACTATTGCAACCACTGGCGCTTCGACCTTGAGGGCCTCCCCGCCGACCTCCTCCGCAG GGGAGTGGCTGTGGAGGACGCCACACAGCCTCACGGCATCAGGCTTCTCATCGAGGATTACCCTTATGCAAACGATGGGCTTCTGTTGTGGTCCGCCATTGGCAACTGGGTGGAGTCCTACGTGCAGCTCTACTACCCGGACGCCGGCACGGTCCAGTCCGACGACGAGCTCCAAGAGTGGTACCACGAGTCGATCCACGTCGGCCACGCCGACCTCCGGGACGCGCCCTGGTGGCCGCCGCTGTCCACGCCGCGTGACCTCGCCAACATCCTGACCACGCTCGTCTGGCTCGCGTCGGCGCAGCACGCGGCGCTCAACTTCGGGCAGTACCCGCTGGGCGGCTACGTCCCGAACCGGCCACCGCTGATGCGGCGGCTGCTGCCGGACCCGGAGCGCGACGCGGCGGAGTACGCCATGTTCCTGGCGGACCCGCACCGGTTGTTCCTCAACGCGATGCCCGGGGTGCTGGAGGcgaccaagttcatggcggtggtGGACACGCTGTCGACGCACTCCCCCGACGAGGAGTACCTGGGCGAGAGCCTCGACGAGGGCGCGGCGCCGtggacgggcgacgaggaggcccTCGCGGCGCACGGCATGTTCGCGGCCGACGTGCGCCGCGCCGAGGAGACCATCGAGAGGCGCAACGCCGACCACGGCAGGCGGAACCGGTGCGGCGCCGGGGTGCTGCCGTACGAGCTGCTGGCCCCCAGCTCGCCGCCGGGGGTCACCTGCCGCGGCGTGCCCAACAGCATCTCCATATGA